A window of the Henckelia pumila isolate YLH828 chromosome 3, ASM3356847v2, whole genome shotgun sequence genome harbors these coding sequences:
- the LOC140886546 gene encoding uncharacterized protein isoform X4, translated as MSSIDLCSILTMEDIFSRLLNLTSYMNQTFIRFIEDVMFRDMSRWFEDSEVIFCGFGCNERGDSVLEDRPFIDSRLQIVNTSSNYGGVRFVFKGINIREGGSNRRLTIPEVDPLSNQEARKY; from the exons ATGTCGTcaattgatctttgttccaTTCTGACAATGGAGGACATCTTTTCCCGCCTCTTAAACTTAACCTCCTATATGAACCAAACATTTATTCGATTTATTG AAGATGTTATGTTTAGAGACATGAGTAGATGGTTTGAAGATTCAGAGGTCATTTTTTGTG GATTTGGATGCAATGAAAGGGGCGACTCGGTGCTGGAGGATCGACCATTCATAGATTCAAGATTGCAAATTGTAAATACCAGCAGCAATTATGGGGGTGTCCGCTTCGTTTTTAAAGG GATTAATATCAGGGAAGGGGGTAGCAACAGGAGATTAACCATTCCAGAAGTTGATCCATTATCCAACCAAGAGGCTCGAAAATATTAG
- the LOC140886546 gene encoding uncharacterized protein isoform X2, with amino-acid sequence MEAKIVDRRGANRSLPLEKPLPLSNSVSNERLTSLNKSLTRDILLLTSLFAVRNLALVLGNSGDEAVAIRSMALQNQHMTIGVIANPCLLSQSLTAKPMTQVSELVKERWPSMSEIELAKQKAQEIAARLLNNVDPMKRARVENGAGGGYT; translated from the exons ATGGAAGCAAAAATCGTAGATCGAAGAGGAGCAAATCGAAG TTTGCCGCTGGAAAAACCGTTGCCTCTCTCAAACTCGGTATCGAACGAACGG TTGACGAGCTTGAATAAGTCCTTGACGAGGGACATCTTGTTGTTGACGAGCTTATTCGCAGTCCGGAACCTTGCCCTGGTACTTGGCAACTCCGGCGATGAGGCGGTGGCCATAAGGTCTATGGCTTTGCAAAATCAACACATGACCATCGGTGTCATTGCTAACCCTTGCCTTCTGTCGCAGTCTCTCACAGCCAAGCC CATGACACAGGTGTCGGAGCTGGTCAAGGAGAGGTGGCCTTCTATGAGCGAGATCGAGCTCGCGAAACAAAAGGCTCAAGAAATCGCCGCTAGGCTTTTGAATAACGTGGATCCGATGAAAAGAGCGAGAGTTGAAAACGGAGCTGGTGGAG GCTATACTTAA
- the LOC140892522 gene encoding peptidyl-prolyl cis-trans isomerase Pin1: MNEAGRTDSDPRKRKKPADQTDHRHHKLAANSSKKTRPPPPSSEKVKASHILIKHQGSRRKASWKDPDGTLISATTRDDAVSQLQDLRRDIVSGAASFRDLASRHSHCSSAKRGGDLGPFGRGQMQKPFEEATFALKLGEISDIVDTDSGVHIIMRTG; this comes from the exons ATGAATGAAGCGGGCAGAACAGATTCTGATCCTCGAAAAAGGAAGAAACCGGCCGATCAAACCGACCATCGCCACCACAAGCTCGCCGCGAATAGCAGTAAGAAGACCAGACCTCCGCCGCCCTCATCGGAGAAAGTTAAGGCGTCTCACATACTCATAAAGCACCAGGGTTCCCGCCGCAAGGCCTCCTGGAAGGACCCCGATGGCACTCTCATCTCCGCCACCACCCGAGACGACGCCGTTTCCCAGCTACAGGATCTCCGCCGAGACATCGTCTCCGGCGCTGCCTCGTTCCGGGACCTCGCTTCCCGTCACTCCCACTGCAGCTCCGCCAAGCGCGGAGGAGATCTCG GACCTTTTGGAAGGGGTCAAATGCAGAAGCCTTTTGAAGAAGCAACATTTGCTCTAAAACTTGGTGAGATAAGTGACATTGTGGACACTGACAGCGGAGTTCATATCATAATGAGAACGGGTTGA
- the LOC140891779 gene encoding peptide methionine sulfoxide reductase A5 yields MNLVWVHLATVILLSVNSALSIRFPDRSPNEGSDSDQPLKTAVFALGSFWRSEATFGCLPGVVHTAAGYCGGSKSNPEYRSLGDHAECVQLAYNQKVITFRQLLEVFWTSHDSRQVFGQGPDVGNQYRSIILTNGTEESRLAAFSKEREQTRSKSSVVTTQIQQLGTFYHAEAEHQKFELKLNPFLLQLIGNLPEEELEMSVLATKLNGYAAELCPPRIQKQIDSKINEIVRKGWPILREI; encoded by the exons ATGAATCTTGTGTGGGTTCACCTTGCGACCGTAATCCTACTGTCGGTAAACTCAGCTCTGAGCATCAGATTTCCCGATCGGAGCCCGAATGAAGGATCGGATTCGGATCAGCCACTCAAGACTGCGGTTTTCGCACTCGGAAGCTTCTGGAGGTCCGAAGCGACGTTCGGATGCTTGCCCGGCGTCGTGCACACCGCCGCTGGTTATTGCGGCGGATCCAAATCCAACCCGGAATACCGAAGCTTGGGAGATCACGCCGAGTGTGTGCAG TTAGCATACAATCAAAAAGTTATAACTTTCAGACAATTACTAGAGGTATTCTGGACTAGTCATGATTCTAGGCAAGTATTTGGTCAAGGTCCTGATGTTGGAAATCAATACAG GTCTATAATCTTGACAAATGGAACTGAAGAATCCAGGCTTGCTGCTTTCAGCAAAGAAAGGGAGCAAACAAGGTCAAAAAGTAGTGTTGTTACCACCCAAATTCAACAACTAGGAACATTTTATCATGCGGAAGCTGAACATCAg AAATTCGAGCTCAAATTAAATCCATTTCTTCTTCAGTTGATTGGGAACTTACCTGAAGAAGAGCTTGAGATGTCTGTCCTGGCTACGAAGCTTAATGGATATGCAGCAGAGCTTTGTCCACCCAGGATACAAAAGCAGATAGATTCAAAAATCAACGAAATTGTGCGAAAAGGGTGGCCCATTCTTAGGGAAATTTAG
- the LOC140886546 gene encoding uncharacterized protein isoform X3, producing MSSIDLCSILTMEDIFSRLLNLTSYMNQTFIRFIEDVMFRDMSRWFEDSEVIFCGFGCNERGDSVLEDRPFIDSRLQIVNTSSNYGGVRFVFKGMLFYFMYMVEESSLILPGDGSCNLVYFSISFVFSSYDHTRSRDNESM from the exons ATGTCGTcaattgatctttgttccaTTCTGACAATGGAGGACATCTTTTCCCGCCTCTTAAACTTAACCTCCTATATGAACCAAACATTTATTCGATTTATTG AAGATGTTATGTTTAGAGACATGAGTAGATGGTTTGAAGATTCAGAGGTCATTTTTTGTG GATTTGGATGCAATGAAAGGGGCGACTCGGTGCTGGAGGATCGACCATTCATAGATTCAAGATTGCAAATTGTAAATACCAGCAGCAATTATGGGGGTGTCCGCTTCGTTTTTAAAGG GATGCTCTTTTATTTCATGTATATGGTTGAAGAAAGTTCACTAATCTTACCCGGAGATGGTTCATGCAATTTAGTATATTTCTCCATCTCTTTTGTTTTTTCGTCCTACGATCATACACGTAGCAGGGACAATGAGTCTATGTAG
- the LOC140892931 gene encoding protein SMALL AUXIN UP-REGULATED RNA 9-like, translating into MGLRKTNKSSPQNPVHFKQMVKRCSNFGKRCDVPKGHFAVYVGENRSRYIVPITFLGCPEFQNLLLRAEEEFGFEHHAGLTIPCDEQEFCSLISVIR; encoded by the coding sequence ATGGGACTTAGGAAAACAAACAAGTCCAGCCCTCAAAATCCAGTACACTTCAAGCAAATGGTCAAAAGATGTTCCAACTTCGGCAAGAGATGCGACGTCCCTAAAGGGCATTTCGCGGTGTACGTGGGAGAAAACAGGAGCCGGTACATAGTTCCCATCACGTTTTTGGGGTGCCCCGAGTTCCAGAATCTACTTCTACGGGCCGAAGAAGAGTTCGGATTCGAACATCATGCTGGACTCACCATTCCTTGTGATGAACAGGAGTTTTGCTCTTTGATTTCTGTGATAAGATGA
- the LOC140886546 gene encoding uncharacterized protein isoform X1: protein MGFSVVSSDLFRDGDIISITKDDIKVEEVVFLTSLNKSLTRDILLLTSLFAVRNLALVLGNSGDEAVAIRSMALQNQHMTIGVIANPCLLSQSLTAKPMTQVSELVKERWPSMSEIELAKQKAQEIAARLLNNVDPMKRARVENGAGGGYT from the exons ATGGGATTTTCTGTTGTGTCGAGTGATTTGTTCCGCGATGGGGACATTATTTCAATCACCAAAGATGATATTAAAGTCGAAGAAGTCGTTTTT TTGACGAGCTTGAATAAGTCCTTGACGAGGGACATCTTGTTGTTGACGAGCTTATTCGCAGTCCGGAACCTTGCCCTGGTACTTGGCAACTCCGGCGATGAGGCGGTGGCCATAAGGTCTATGGCTTTGCAAAATCAACACATGACCATCGGTGTCATTGCTAACCCTTGCCTTCTGTCGCAGTCTCTCACAGCCAAGCC CATGACACAGGTGTCGGAGCTGGTCAAGGAGAGGTGGCCTTCTATGAGCGAGATCGAGCTCGCGAAACAAAAGGCTCAAGAAATCGCCGCTAGGCTTTTGAATAACGTGGATCCGATGAAAAGAGCGAGAGTTGAAAACGGAGCTGGTGGAG GCTATACTTAA